From the genome of Plectropomus leopardus isolate mb chromosome 13, YSFRI_Pleo_2.0, whole genome shotgun sequence, one region includes:
- the LOC121952951 gene encoding TLC domain-containing protein 5-like, with protein MPVLEVICSLIGWFSLYLLFCWTFTQRGPEWNCRLVTLSHGVLIVLLTAYVLFIDGPWPFTHAGTENTELQTFALAFCLGYFFFDMGWCVCYHTEGPVMLAHHAASIVGILLALLMGVSGCETCGVIFGSEITNPLLQTRWFLRQLGLYDSLLGDAVDLLFILLFATVRVGVGTVMFYCELTSPRTTLVMKLGGVVMYGLAWVFMVDIARFGYKKSRAKYKRWRENHKLKESTEKLEGHSVKSD; from the exons ATGCCTGTCCTGGAGGTGATCTGCAGCCTGATTGGCTGGTTCAGTCTCTACCTGCTGTTCTGCTGGACCTTCACCCAGCGGGGACCCGAGTGGAACTGCCGGCTGGTCACGTTGTCCCACGGGGTCCTCATAGTGCTGCTGACAGCGTACGTGCTCTTCATAGACGGACCCTGgcctttcacacatgcag GTACAGAGAACACGGAGCTCCAGACCTTCGCCCTGGCCTTTTGCCTCGGCTACTTCTTCTTCGACATGGGCTGGTGTGTGTGCTACCACACCGAGGGTCCCGTCATGCTGGCACACCACGCCGCCAGCATCGTTGGCATCCTGCTCGCTCTGCTCATGGGAGTGTCCGGCTGCGAGACCTGCGGGGTCATCTTCGGCAGCGAGATCACCAACCCGCTGCTGCAGACGCGCTGGTTCCTGAGGCAGCTGGGCCTGTACGACAGCCTGCTGGGCGACGCCGTGGACCTGCTCTTTATCTTACTGTTCGCCACCGTGCGAGTGGGAGTCGGCACGGTGATGTTTTACTGTGAGCTCACGTCTCCAAGGACCACACTCGTCATGAAGCTCGGCGGCGTGGTCATGTACGGACTCGCCTGGGTGTTCATGGTGGACATCGCCAGATTTGGCTACAAGAAAAGTAGAGCCAAGTATAAAAGGTGGCGAGAAAACCACAAGCTGAAAgaaagcacagaaaaactgGAAGGACATTCAGTGAAGAGTGACTGA